In the genome of Candidatus Baltobacteraceae bacterium, one region contains:
- a CDS encoding gamma-glutamyltransferase family protein has translation MSTVRAAAAAALAIVVLTGAANDAVRGDRAEGWLPQSRSPVMARNGVVTTSQPLAAQAGLHVLMQGGNAIDAAIAADAVLNVTEPMNAGMGGDLFTIVYVAKEHRVHVLNASGTAPTGATLAHLNELGYAYDPKSPRPGSGMPDGGILDVTVPGAAWGWDDLERRYGTMKLSRVLAPAVDYARNGFPVSERIAHEWQLPEALPLRKCCTQLDPDSVATWYVDGKPPAQGQIFRNPRLAHALELLGARGRDVFYRGEIARAIVAKSRSLGGTMTLADLAAYRGIWTQPVRTTYHGYDVMELPPPSQGFATIEALNVLQQCVPKVAGGQTLASLGPANPLYWHLLIEAKKLAYADLYAHDADPGVESVPLARLLSTDYAASLCAKIDPARASATSPPAMDTGRGDTIVLSTADRWGNMVSLVNSNYDGFGSGVTVPGYGFILHDRGGLFTLDPKSPNVIAPHKHPFNTLCAGFVMRDGKPFATIGLMGGDMQAQGHEQVLVDLIDLGANVQQAGDMARFRHDQVSNRLYLESPLYALVGDSLQKMGYDVVSRSRAPMGGYQAIVVLPNGAYSAGSDFGKDGEAVGW, from the coding sequence ATGAGCACAGTACGCGCAGCGGCCGCTGCGGCCCTCGCCATCGTGGTGCTGACCGGCGCGGCGAACGATGCGGTGCGCGGGGATCGGGCCGAAGGATGGCTCCCGCAGAGCCGGTCGCCGGTGATGGCGCGCAACGGCGTCGTCACCACGAGTCAACCGCTGGCGGCGCAAGCCGGATTGCACGTGCTCATGCAGGGCGGCAACGCGATCGATGCGGCGATTGCCGCCGATGCCGTGCTTAACGTTACCGAGCCGATGAATGCCGGAATGGGCGGCGATCTCTTTACGATCGTGTACGTTGCCAAAGAGCACCGCGTTCACGTCCTCAACGCGAGCGGTACCGCGCCGACCGGTGCAACGCTCGCGCACCTCAACGAGCTGGGTTACGCGTACGATCCGAAATCGCCGCGACCGGGCTCGGGCATGCCGGACGGCGGAATACTCGACGTCACCGTACCGGGCGCCGCATGGGGATGGGACGACCTCGAGCGGCGTTACGGAACGATGAAGTTGTCGCGCGTTTTGGCGCCGGCAGTCGATTACGCGCGAAACGGTTTTCCGGTTTCCGAGCGGATCGCGCACGAATGGCAGCTTCCCGAAGCGCTTCCGCTGCGCAAATGCTGCACGCAGCTCGATCCCGATTCCGTGGCGACGTGGTACGTTGACGGAAAGCCGCCCGCGCAAGGGCAAATCTTTCGTAACCCGCGGCTCGCGCACGCGCTCGAACTCTTGGGAGCGCGAGGGCGCGACGTGTTTTATCGCGGAGAAATCGCGCGGGCGATCGTGGCGAAGTCGAGATCGCTCGGCGGAACGATGACGCTTGCCGACCTTGCGGCGTATCGCGGTATCTGGACGCAGCCCGTGCGGACCACCTATCACGGATACGACGTCATGGAGCTGCCGCCGCCGTCGCAAGGCTTTGCGACGATCGAAGCGCTAAACGTTTTACAGCAGTGCGTACCGAAGGTCGCCGGCGGTCAGACGCTGGCGTCGCTTGGACCGGCGAATCCGCTGTATTGGCATCTCCTGATCGAAGCCAAGAAGCTCGCCTACGCCGACCTGTACGCGCACGACGCCGACCCAGGCGTCGAATCGGTTCCGCTTGCGCGCCTGCTCTCGACCGATTACGCGGCGTCGCTCTGCGCGAAGATCGATCCCGCGCGCGCTTCGGCGACGTCGCCGCCGGCAATGGACACCGGGCGCGGCGATACGATCGTGCTGTCGACGGCGGACCGATGGGGCAACATGGTGTCGCTGGTCAACAGCAACTACGACGGATTCGGATCGGGAGTCACGGTGCCGGGGTACGGCTTTATTTTGCACGATCGCGGCGGCCTCTTCACGCTCGATCCAAAGAGTCCCAACGTCATTGCGCCGCACAAGCATCCGTTCAACACGTTGTGCGCGGGATTCGTCATGCGCGACGGCAAGCCGTTTGCCACCATCGGTTTGATGGGCGGCGACATGCAAGCGCAGGGACACGAGCAGGTGCTCGTCGATCTGATCGACCTCGGCGCCAACGTGCAGCAAGCCGGCGACATGGCGCGCTTCCGCCACGACCAAGTTTCCAATCGCCTCTACCTCGAATCTCCGCTCTACGCGCTCGTCGGCGATTCGCTGCAGAAGATGGGCTACGACGTCGTATCGCGCAGTCGCGCGCCGATGGGCGGATATCAGGCGATCGTCGTGCTCCCCAACGGCGCGTATAGTGCGGGGTCGGACTTCGGCAAGGACGGCGAAGCCGTCGGATGGTGA
- a CDS encoding GAF domain-containing protein produces MAAAASNFGVRGFAYGWYDVDTFATTQPYVVRFDSPQPDGAGARAGIRAGDLLDLREQPAEVRWWLAFQPIAGRPITLQLRRDAKPLSIAIVPSTVWDGDWRLKILTILVQTLSSVWFVGCATILVLRRASLREARILALILLSMGLSNNYFTLPSAQAAGAICMFSQIVCYDIAWILLVILGSGFGARTMARRIFETVAYAFVGLQLIGITAFSYGLQTLKIDPMLFGQNNFALGVEWTTAINTVVAAAITGVVIWAVAVTPKAERARAAWLLLPVPIAMLSFTAFNTIGLDLVHFWSATQASILLGTVCNIAGALAVTYALLRRRVLDLGFFLSRTIVVATISLIVVAAFVLLEWMLGNVVAGVSHTTGIVANAALALVLGLSLHFIHQRVDLAVDSIFFRKRHEDERQLRDYAKEAAFVTAVPVLLDQTIVRLERHTDARGAAILVDGAGVFTAARSYGDSQRVPVSENDEAILALKAWHRPLDPHHYRTDLQGALALPMLARGRLLGVLLLDERTGGESYAPDEVEALSTLAQGVGSSLDALTVSGSSANALLDLTDAINRLREDISQRMPAPTPFSEDASFHSA; encoded by the coding sequence GTGGCTGCTGCCGCTAGCAATTTCGGCGTGCGCGGCTTCGCCTACGGTTGGTACGACGTCGACACGTTTGCGACGACGCAACCATACGTGGTGCGATTCGACTCCCCTCAACCCGACGGCGCCGGAGCGCGGGCAGGCATTCGTGCCGGTGACCTCCTCGATCTTCGCGAGCAGCCGGCCGAGGTGCGCTGGTGGCTCGCGTTTCAGCCGATCGCGGGGCGGCCGATCACGCTGCAGCTGCGTCGCGATGCGAAGCCTCTTTCGATCGCGATCGTTCCAAGTACGGTGTGGGACGGCGACTGGCGACTAAAAATCCTGACGATACTCGTCCAGACCCTCTCGTCGGTTTGGTTCGTGGGCTGCGCGACGATTCTCGTGCTGAGGCGCGCCTCGTTGCGCGAGGCACGAATTCTCGCTCTCATCCTTTTGAGCATGGGTCTGAGCAATAACTATTTTACCTTGCCCAGCGCCCAGGCTGCGGGGGCGATCTGCATGTTTTCGCAGATCGTTTGCTACGATATCGCGTGGATTTTACTCGTGATCCTCGGATCCGGCTTCGGCGCGCGCACGATGGCTCGAAGAATCTTTGAAACCGTGGCCTACGCGTTCGTCGGACTCCAGCTGATCGGTATCACTGCATTCTCTTACGGCCTTCAAACGCTGAAGATCGATCCGATGCTCTTCGGGCAAAACAATTTTGCGCTCGGCGTGGAGTGGACGACGGCAATCAATACCGTCGTCGCGGCGGCGATCACCGGCGTGGTGATTTGGGCCGTTGCCGTAACACCTAAGGCCGAACGAGCGCGCGCGGCGTGGCTGTTGCTGCCGGTTCCAATCGCAATGCTCTCGTTCACTGCCTTTAATACAATTGGCTTGGACCTGGTGCATTTTTGGTCTGCGACGCAAGCGAGCATTCTCTTGGGCACCGTTTGTAACATTGCCGGGGCACTCGCAGTTACCTACGCACTTCTCCGGCGCCGAGTTCTCGATCTGGGATTCTTCTTGAGCCGCACCATCGTCGTGGCAACGATCTCGCTGATCGTAGTAGCAGCATTCGTGCTGCTCGAGTGGATGCTGGGCAACGTTGTTGCCGGCGTCAGCCACACGACCGGTATCGTTGCTAATGCCGCACTTGCCCTAGTCCTCGGACTCTCGCTGCACTTCATCCACCAGCGCGTCGACCTTGCGGTCGACTCGATTTTTTTCCGCAAACGTCACGAGGACGAGCGGCAGCTGCGCGATTACGCAAAAGAAGCGGCGTTCGTCACCGCCGTGCCCGTCCTGCTGGATCAAACGATCGTGAGGCTGGAACGTCACACCGATGCTCGCGGTGCCGCGATTCTAGTCGACGGTGCCGGCGTTTTTACCGCCGCGCGATCGTACGGCGATTCCCAACGCGTGCCGGTGAGCGAGAACGACGAGGCGATTCTCGCGCTGAAGGCGTGGCATCGGCCACTGGATCCGCACCACTATCGAACGGATCTGCAGGGAGCGCTCGCGCTGCCGATGCTCGCTCGCGGCCGGCTCTTGGGCGTGCTGCTCCTCGACGAGCGGACCGGGGGCGAATCCTACGCGCCGGACGAAGTCGAAGCGCTTTCGACGCTCGCGCAAGGCGTGGGGTCTTCGCTCGATGCGCTAACGGTGAGCGGCTCGTCGGCAAACGCGTTGCTCGATCTTACCGACGCGATCAACAGACTACGCGAGGACATCTCGCAGCGGATGCCCGCGCCAACTCCATTTAGTGAGGATGCGTCTTTTCATAGCGCTTGA
- a CDS encoding ABC transporter substrate-binding protein, whose amino-acid sequence MKFSIALVLSATLACGAVGCSSTSSTVTPKPANCSRFVLTGHPAYPPVAWKSGNTLTGGGIDVVRRLAQASGVKMSVLAQPTWDDAQKAVQNGHADAIVGIYKTQQRLQYYNYLSPALAPDPSAVVIRAGETFVYKNWNSLVGKRGVVGAGESYGTKFDNFLATKLTTYSVPTLHDVFEQVLAQKAQYGLSGYYTAITSAPAGIAFASQDFVTEGLYLAFGKQSACGKALASSFSSGIATMKSAGTIDRIFARELKRYEKTHPH is encoded by the coding sequence ATGAAATTCTCAATTGCGCTGGTCTTGTCCGCGACGCTTGCGTGCGGGGCGGTGGGCTGCTCTTCGACGTCGAGTACCGTAACGCCGAAGCCGGCAAATTGCTCGAGGTTCGTGCTCACCGGGCATCCGGCGTATCCGCCGGTTGCGTGGAAGTCCGGGAACACGCTGACCGGAGGCGGCATCGACGTCGTGCGCCGTTTGGCACAGGCAAGCGGCGTGAAGATGAGCGTGCTCGCGCAACCCACGTGGGACGATGCGCAGAAGGCGGTGCAGAACGGGCACGCCGACGCGATCGTCGGTATCTATAAGACACAGCAGCGCTTGCAGTACTACAACTATCTGTCGCCGGCGTTGGCTCCCGACCCCTCGGCCGTCGTCATTCGAGCCGGCGAAACGTTCGTCTACAAGAACTGGAACAGCCTCGTCGGAAAGCGCGGCGTGGTCGGCGCGGGCGAATCCTACGGCACGAAGTTCGACAACTTTCTGGCGACGAAACTCACGACGTATAGCGTGCCGACCCTGCACGACGTCTTCGAACAAGTCCTGGCCCAAAAGGCGCAATACGGCTTGAGTGGATATTACACCGCGATAACGTCGGCGCCGGCGGGCATCGCGTTTGCGAGCCAAGACTTCGTCACCGAGGGATTGTACCTCGCGTTCGGCAAGCAGTCGGCGTGCGGAAAGGCGCTCGCGAGCTCGTTCTCATCGGGTATCGCGACGATGAAATCCGCCGGAACGATCGATCGGATTTTCGCGCGCGAGCTCAAGCGCTATGAAAAGACGCATCCTCACTAA
- a CDS encoding nitronate monooxygenase: MKTALTELLGIAVPIVNAPMTPQAGGALAAAVSDAGGFGMLGFDEDEGEESIAVQAAMLGGRTFGIGMSAWALDARPHLIDLAIRSRPRLVSISFGDPKPYVAKLHAAGILVASQVQSRAWAQTALDAGVDLLVAQGQEAGGHTGSVGTMVLMQIVLGMTAQPVLVAGGIATGRGVAAVVAAGACGAWIGTPFLLARESRSPDEARTRIAASNETQTIKTHVYDRLQHKPWPDEFAGRALQNSFVERWHGKEDELMQTQGAVDEFVKAKAERDYTRAHVYAGESVGLIDRVESAADILGRLEREAEERLREAARDVG; the protein is encoded by the coding sequence ATGAAGACGGCGCTAACCGAGTTGCTGGGCATTGCGGTGCCGATCGTCAACGCGCCGATGACGCCGCAGGCCGGCGGCGCGCTCGCCGCCGCAGTCAGCGATGCAGGCGGCTTCGGGATGTTGGGTTTCGACGAAGACGAAGGCGAGGAATCGATTGCGGTACAGGCGGCAATGCTCGGGGGCCGAACGTTTGGAATCGGCATGTCCGCGTGGGCGCTCGACGCGCGCCCGCACCTGATCGATCTTGCGATACGTTCGCGACCGAGACTCGTGAGTATCTCGTTCGGCGATCCGAAGCCGTACGTCGCAAAGCTTCATGCCGCCGGAATTCTCGTCGCATCGCAGGTGCAAAGCCGCGCGTGGGCGCAAACCGCGCTCGACGCGGGCGTGGATTTGCTCGTCGCGCAGGGTCAAGAAGCCGGCGGACACACCGGCAGCGTCGGTACGATGGTGCTCATGCAGATCGTACTCGGGATGACCGCTCAACCGGTGCTCGTGGCCGGCGGGATTGCAACCGGGCGCGGCGTCGCCGCGGTGGTGGCGGCCGGCGCGTGCGGTGCGTGGATCGGCACGCCGTTTCTGTTGGCGCGCGAGAGCCGATCCCCCGACGAAGCTCGCACGCGCATCGCGGCGAGCAACGAAACGCAGACGATCAAAACCCACGTCTACGATCGTCTGCAACACAAGCCGTGGCCCGACGAGTTCGCAGGACGCGCGCTGCAGAATTCGTTCGTGGAGCGCTGGCATGGAAAAGAAGACGAGCTCATGCAGACCCAAGGCGCGGTCGACGAGTTCGTCAAGGCGAAGGCAGAGCGGGATTACACGCGTGCTCACGTCTACGCCGGCGAATCGGTCGGATTGATCGATCGCGTGGAGAGTGCCGCGGACATTCTCGGCCGCCTCGAACGCGAGGCCGAGGAACGGTTACGAGAGGCAGCTCGAGACGTAGGCTAG